The proteins below come from a single Natrinema sp. SYSU A 869 genomic window:
- a CDS encoding DUF5806 family protein, which produces MDGNETADRSDGPERSDGPAGTDDDSSDDVDDATDVNPATNGAGVSSDGDEAPIDGDASMPGVPDPDPQENDIPDDVQKYARFTKMDGAQYDRVNEFLRDRTYITAREWAIARLCSDFRTETGVEMTKIGENLPELVPFMTDTYSPQAVNQARSSFEDKVRTAGATFLYGAMCDFFTAEELDDVMYESTEVAKFLLEVEGVDLSVEDELEAEERISSVMREVREASEELRAEDIAESED; this is translated from the coding sequence CCGACGGCCCGGAGCGATCCGATGGGCCAGCTGGCACGGACGACGACTCGAGCGACGACGTGGACGACGCGACGGACGTGAACCCCGCAACGAACGGAGCCGGGGTCTCGAGTGACGGCGACGAGGCCCCGATCGACGGCGACGCGTCGATGCCGGGCGTGCCGGACCCCGATCCCCAGGAAAACGATATCCCGGATGACGTTCAGAAGTACGCCCGCTTCACAAAGATGGACGGCGCGCAGTACGACCGGGTTAACGAGTTCCTCCGCGATCGGACCTACATCACCGCCCGCGAGTGGGCCATCGCCCGCCTCTGTTCGGACTTTCGGACTGAGACCGGCGTCGAGATGACGAAAATCGGTGAGAACCTGCCCGAACTCGTCCCCTTCATGACCGACACCTATTCGCCGCAGGCGGTCAATCAGGCCCGATCCTCCTTTGAGGACAAGGTCCGGACGGCCGGCGCGACCTTCCTCTACGGCGCGATGTGTGACTTCTTCACCGCCGAGGAACTCGACGACGTGATGTACGAATCGACGGAGGTCGCCAAGTTCCTGCTCGAGGTTGAGGGTGTCGACCTCTCCGTCGAGGACGAACTCGAGGCCGAGGAACGCATCTCGAGCGTCATGCGGGAGGTCCGCGAGGCCAGCGAGGAGCTCCGCGCGGAGGACATCGCCGAGAGCGAGGACTAG